In Tachysurus fulvidraco isolate hzauxx_2018 chromosome 1, HZAU_PFXX_2.0, whole genome shotgun sequence, a single window of DNA contains:
- the tjp1a gene encoding tight junction protein ZO-1 isoform X6, which yields MKYQKYITVMQMAMGVTASNKDDCIPPKRQLWVPPSSDAATSSSAVPPGAAASQGKPSLRRIKGRVHRSKSLDSIDLLDGNSAAMEETIIWEQHTVTLHRAPGFGFGIAISGGRDNPHFQSGETSIVISDVLKGGPAEGLLHENDRVVMVNAVSMDNVEHAYAVQQLRKSGKNAKITIRRKRKVQIPAARGGDRETMSEREEDTEDEELAGPGVKAGTGTNRRSERSASLGRREQSASPRSDRRSVTSAGAQRPSNVTLVKSRKNEEYGLRLASHIFVKDITPESLAARDGNIQEGDVVLKINGTVTENLSLTDAKKLIERSKGKLKMVVQRDERATLLNVPDVDDSIPSGNSERDDISEIHSLTSDHSHEQLRAAYSRSPDKRSDPSDISGQSPQQISNGSHRSRDEERISKPPIVSTPVKMVEDALLVPSSEETDTQIPPLPEPKPVYAQPGQPDVDLPVSPSDAPVPSAAHDDSILRPSMKLVKFRKGESVGLRLAGGNDVGIFVAGVLEDSPAAKEGLEEGDQILRVNNVDFANIIREEAVLFLLDLPRGEEVTILAQRKKDVYRRIVESDVGDSFYIRTHFEYEKESPYGLSFNKGEVFRVVDTLYNGKLGSWLAIRIGKNHQEVERGIIPNKNRAEQLSSVQYTLPKTPGGDRADFWRFRGLRSSKRNLRKSREDLSAQPVQTKFPAYERVVLREAGFLRPIVIFGPIADVAREKLAREVPDLFELAKTQRPADREKSEPRDAGTDQRSSGIIRLHTIKQIIDKDKHAVLDITPNAVDRLNYAQWYPIVVFLNPDSKQGVKNMRTRLCPESRKSARKLYERALKLRKNNHHLFTTTINMNNMNDGWYGALKETVQQQQNQLVWVSEGKADGASEDDLDLHDDRLSYLSAPGSEYSMYSTDSRHTSDYEDTDTEGGTYTDHELDEPLNDEPLMDDGVPRHAPAISRSSEPVVEQPPPSYDALTHIDPAAFKKTPVSNQKAEPALPEPAPPAAHLNVAHLSSVEGSIGPGAAILPPAPEPSQSEPKQTYQTEIYSENLGARTSPGLNQPPVYSSQQPQYQEDAAYRDYDHQPYRYEGLYADAKSRNYDSNAQDQWPGYERQGDYSPARPRYGKPMPAPVRHDEAPPTITPALFDQDPLSPPASRSPEPPKQYYEAAPPPRPNQPRGYVSSDTPPSPKVETLPAEAETLNKPLPPPAAEAGGDPAMKPQSVLTRVKMFENKRSVSVDRAKENSDTTLKSVDMVPKPGAVSVPKANSLNSLDQEKTFRAPEPQQPQSRPSDIVRANHYDPDEDEEYYRKQLSYFDRRGFDTKPPAHTQPQAGSKAAQAQSQPGNSYPRTEPLEKVSPVPQVTPVAPPPTLPKPAAPTPPPEPLSSPKVKPLGREDTVQNSYLPQKSFPEKCPVNGTGAPPLPSSYTRYNIPKPYTASARPFERKFDSPKFNHNLLPNNTTVKVASSSPVKVQPADQDGGMDALTRAPKYQNNNINAVPKAVPVSPSALEDDDDEDMHTVVATARGIFNSNGGVLSSIETGVSIIIPQGAIPEGVEQEIYFKVCRDNSILPPLDKEKGETLLSPLVMCGPHGLKFQKPVELRLPHCDPKNWQNKSLPGDPNYMVGANCVSVLIDHF from the exons agtgcAGCGATGGAGGAAACCATTATATGGGAGCAGCACACGGTGACTCTTCACAGG GCTCCAGGATTTGGATTTGGTATTGCCATCTCAGGAGGACGAGATAACCCTCATTTCCAGAGCGGAGAGACTTCCATCGTCATCTCTGACGTCCTGAAAGGAGGACCGGCAGAGGGGCTTCTACA CGAGAATGACAGAGTGGTGATGGTGAACGCGGTCTCCATGGATAACGTGGAACACGCCTACGCCGTCCAGCAGCTCAGGAAGAGCGGAAAAAATGCCAAAATC ACCATTCGGCGTAAACGCAAAGTCCAGATCCCGGCGGCTCGGGGGGGCGACAGGGAAACGATGTCTGAACGTGAGGAGGACACAGAGGACGAGGAATTAGCCGGGCCGGGAGTCAAAGCCGGCACGGGGACCAACAGACGCAGTGAGCGGAGTGCCAGTCTGGGGCGGAGGGAACAGAGTGCGTCTCCACGGTCAGACAGACGCTCCGTCACCTCCGCCGGAGCGCAACGACCCTCCAACGTCACGCTGGTCAAATCACGCAAGAACGAAG AATACGGGCTCAGACTGGCTAGCCACATTTTCGTGAAGGACATCACACCTGAAAGTCTAGCGGCCCGAGACGGAAACATACAGGAGGGAGACGTTGTACTGAAG atAAACGGCACCGTGACTGAGAACTTGTCCCTGACAGACGCTAAGAAACTGATTGAGCGCTCGAAAGGCAAGCTGAAAATGGTAGTGCAGCGAGACGAGAGAGCCACACTCCTCAACGTTCCCGACGTGGATGACAGCATTCCTTCCGGCAACTCCGAACGTGATG atatttCTGAAATCCATTCCCTCACCTCCGATCATTCCCATGAGCAGCTGCGTGCTGCTTACTCGCGTTCTCCAGACAAGCGCTCCGATCCTTCTGACATCTCCGGCCAGTCGCCTCAACAGATCAGCAACGGAAG cCACAGGAGTCGGGATGAGGAGCGCATCTCGAAGCCGCCGATTGTGTCAACTCCAGTGAAGATGGTGGAAGATGCTCTGCTTGTCCCCAGCAGCGAGGAGACGGACACCCAGATTCCTCCACTGCCAG agccGAAGCCAGTGTACGCTCAGCCAGGACAGCCGGATGTAGATCTGCCCGTCAGTCCCTCCGATGCCCCCGTACCCAGCGCCGCACATGACGACAGCATCCTGCG CCCCAGTATGAAGCTGGTGAAGTTTAGGAAAGGAGAGAGCGTGGGTCTGCGGCTGGCAGGAGGTAACGACGTGGGGATCTTTGTGGCTGGAGTTTTGGAGGACAGTCCTGCAGCTAAAGAGGGTCTGGAGGAGGGGGATCAGATACTCAGG GTAAACAATGTTGACTTTGCGAACATCATCCGTGAGGAAGCCGTGCTGTTTCTGCTGGATCTGCCACGAGGAGAAGAGGTCACCATTCTGGCCCAGAGGAAGAAGGACG TGTATCGGCGGATCGTGGAGTCCGACGTGGGCGACTCCTTCTACATCCGTACCCACTTCGAGTACGAGAAGGAGTCTCCGTACGGCCTGAGCTTCAACAAGGGCGAGGTTTTCCGGGTGGTGGACACGCTGTACAACGGAAAGCTGGGCTCCTGGCTCGCCATCCGCATCGGCAAGAACCACCAGGAGGTGGAGAGGGGCATCATCCCCAACAAGAACAG GGCCGAGCAGTTGTCCAGCGTCCAGTACACTCTACCCAAAACCCCCGGCGGTGACCGCGCCGATTTCTGGAGGTTCCGCGGACTTCGCAGCTCCAAGAGGAACCTGAGGAAGAGCCGGGAAGACCTTTCCGCTCAGCCGGTGCAGACCAAATTCCCCGCGTACGAAAGGGTTGTCCTTAGGGAAG CCGGGTTCCTGAGGCCTATAGTGATCTTTGGGCCCATTGCTGATGTTGCCCGAGAGAAACTGGCCAGAGAAGTGCCTGATCTGTTTGAGCTTGCCA AAACACAGCGCCCTGCAGACAGGGAAA AAAGCGAGCCACGAGACGCAGGGACGGATCAGCGCAGCTCCGGAATCATCCGACTTCACACCATCAAGCAGATCATCGACAAG GATAAACATGCCGTGTTGGACATCACCCCCAACGCGGTGGACAGGCTGAACTACGCTCAGTGGTACCCCATTGTGGTGTTCCTGAACCCCGACAGTAAGCAGGGGGTGAAGAACATGAGGACGAGGCTGTGTCCCGAGTCGAGGAAGAGCGCCAGGAAGCTGTACGAACGCGCCCTCAAACTGAGAAAGAACAACCACCACCTCTTCACCA ccaCCATAAACATGAACAACATGAATGATGGCTGGTACGGGGCGCTAAAAGAAACggtccagcagcagcagaatcAGCTGGTCTGGGTGTCTGAGGGCAAG gcGGACGGCGCGTCTGAAGACGATCTGGACCTTCACGATGACCGCCTGTCGTACCTGTCGGCTCCGGGCAGCGAGTACAGCATGTACAGCACGGACAGCCGCCACACGTCCGACTACGAGGACACGGACACCGAGGGCGGAACCTACACCGACCACGAGCTGGACGAGCCGCTGAACGACGAGCCGCTGATGGACGACGGGGTCCCACGCCACGCTCCAGCCATCAGCCGTTCCTCGGAGCCCGTCGTGGAACAGCCTCCTCCCAGCTAcgacgcactcacacacatcgaTCCGGCCGCCTTCAAAAAAACGCCCGTGTCAAATCAG AAAGCAGAGCCCGCTCTTCCAGAGCCAGCGCCACCTGCTGCACACCTTAATGTAGCGCATCTGAGTTCGGTGGAGGGCAGCATCGGACCGGGGGCGGCCATCTTGCCCCCGGCTCCTGAGCCCAGCCAATCAGAGCCCAAG CAGACGTACCAGACGGAGATCTACAGCGAGAACCTGGGAGCACGGACGAGCCCTGGGTTAAACCAGCCACCTGTTTACAGCTCCCAGCAGCCTCAGTACCAGGAAGACGCAGCGTACAGAGATTACGATCACCAGCCGTACCGTTACGAAGGTCTGTACGCCGACGCCAAGTCTCGTAATTACGACTCGAACGCACAAGATCAGTGGCCTGGATACGAGCGACAAGGCGACTACAGCCCTGCGAGGCCTCGCTACGGAAAGCCCATGCCGGCGCCTGTCCGTCACGATGAAGCCCCGCCCACTATCACACCTGCGCTTTTCGACCAGGATCCCCTTTCTCCGCCCGCGTCTCGCTCCCCGGAGCCACCCAAACAGTATTACGAGGCCGCGCCTCCTCCGAGGCCCAACCAGCCTAGAGGATACGTCAGCTCAGACACCCCGCCCTCTCCCAAAGTCGAGACCCTCCCAGCAGAGGCGGAGACTCTAAACAAGCCCCTCCCACCTCCAGCGGCAGAAGCAGGGGGCGACCCGGCGATGAAGCCACAGTCTGTTCTGACTCGGGTGAAGATGTTCGAGAACAAGCGCTCGGTGTCGGTAGACCGCGCCAAAGAGAACAGCGACACCACGTTAAAG tcaGTGGACATGGTCCCTAAACCAGGAGCTGTCTCTGTGCCCAAAGCGAACTCTCTGAACAGCCTCGATCAAGAGAAGACTTTCAG agcccccGAGCCCCAGCAGCCTCAGTCGAGACCCAGCGACATCGTTCGTGCGAATCATTACGACcctgatgaggatgaggagtaTTACAGGAAGCAGCTGTCATACTTTGATCGTCGTGGTTTTGACACCAAacctcctgcacacacacaaccacaggcTGGGAGTAAAGCAGCACAAGCACAGAGCCAACCAGGGAACAGTTAccccag aACTGAGCCATTGGAGAAGGTCAGTCCTGTTCCCCAGGTAACCCCAGTGGCTCCGCCCCCTACTCTACCCAAGCCTGCTG CTCCCACTCCTCCTCCAGAACCACTCAGCTCTCCCAAAGTCAAACCCCTGGGCCGTGAGGACACGGTGCAAAACTCCTACCTGCCCCAGAAGAGTTTCCCTGAGAAATGTCCTGTGAACGGCACGGGCGCTCCTCCGCTCCCCTCCAGCTACACCCGCTACAACATCCCCAAACCGTACACGGCCTCCGCGCGACCCTTCGAGCGCAAATTCGACAGCCCCAAGTTTAACCACAACCTCCTGCCCAATAACACCACGGTCAAGGTGGCATCCAGCAGCCCAGTGAAAGTGCAGCCTGCGGATCAGGACGGCGGGATGGACGCGCTCACCCGAGCGCCTAAATACcagaacaacaacatcaacGCTGTGCCCAAGGCCGTCCCTGTCAG CCCGAGCGCTCTGGAggatgatgacgatgaagatATGCACACGGTCGTCGCTACGGCGCGAGGCATCTTCAACTCAAACGGTGGCGTTTTGAGCTCCATAGAGACGGGCGTGAGCATCATCATACCCCAGGGGGCAATTCCTGAGGGTGTCGAGCAGGAGATCTATTTCAAAGTGTGTCGGGACAACAGCATCCTGCCACCACTCGACAAGGAGAAAG gtgAAACCCTGCTCAGCCCCCTGGTGATGTGCGGTCCACACGGTCTGAAGTTCCAGAAGCCGGTGGAGCTTCGTCTTCCTCATT gtgATCCCAAGAACTGGCAGAATAAATCTCTTCCTGGGGATCCAAACTACATGGTTGGAGcaaactgtgtgtctgtgctcatCGACCACTTCTga
- the tjp1a gene encoding tight junction protein ZO-1 isoform X8, producing MKYQKYITVMQMAMGVTASNKDDCIPPKRQLWVPPSSDAATSSSAVPPGAAASQGKPSLRRIKGRVHRSKSLDSIDLLDGNSAAMEETIIWEQHTVTLHRAPGFGFGIAISGGRDNPHFQSGETSIVISDVLKGGPAEGLLHENDRVVMVNAVSMDNVEHAYAVQQLRKSGKNAKITIRRKRKVQIPAARGGDRETMSEREEDTEDEELAGPGVKAGTGTNRRSERSASLGRREQSASPRSDRRSVTSAGAQRPSNVTLVKSRKNEEYGLRLASHIFVKDITPESLAARDGNIQEGDVVLKINGTVTENLSLTDAKKLIERSKGKLKMVVQRDERATLLNVPDVDDSIPSGNSERDDISEIHSLTSDHSHEQLRAAYSRSPDKRSDPSDISGQSPQQISNGSHRSRDEERISKPPIVSTPVKMVEDALLVPSSEETDTQIPPLPEPKPVYAQPGQPDVDLPVSPSDAPVPSAAHDDSILRPSMKLVKFRKGESVGLRLAGGNDVGIFVAGVLEDSPAAKEGLEEGDQILRVNNVDFANIIREEAVLFLLDLPRGEEVTILAQRKKDVYRRIVESDVGDSFYIRTHFEYEKESPYGLSFNKGEVFRVVDTLYNGKLGSWLAIRIGKNHQEVERGIIPNKNRAEQLSSVQYTLPKTPGGDRADFWRFRGLRSSKRNLRKSREDLSAQPVQTKFPAYERVVLREAGFLRPIVIFGPIADVAREKLAREVPDLFELAKTQRPADREKSEPRDAGTDQRSSGIIRLHTIKQIIDKDKHAVLDITPNAVDRLNYAQWYPIVVFLNPDSKQGVKNMRTRLCPESRKSARKLYERALKLRKNNHHLFTTTINMNNMNDGWYGALKETVQQQQNQLVWVSEGKADGASEDDLDLHDDRLSYLSAPGSEYSMYSTDSRHTSDYEDTDTEGGTYTDHELDEPLNDEPLMDDGVPRHAPAISRSSEPVVEQPPPSYDALTHIDPAAFKKTPVSNQTYQTEIYSENLGARTSPGLNQPPVYSSQQPQYQEDAAYRDYDHQPYRYEGLYADAKSRNYDSNAQDQWPGYERQGDYSPARPRYGKPMPAPVRHDEAPPTITPALFDQDPLSPPASRSPEPPKQYYEAAPPPRPNQPRGYVSSDTPPSPKVETLPAEAETLNKPLPPPAAEAGGDPAMKPQSVLTRVKMFENKRSVSVDRAKENSDTTLKSVDMVPKPGAVSVPKANSLNSLDQEKTFRAPEPQQPQSRPSDIVRANHYDPDEDEEYYRKQLSYFDRRGFDTKPPAHTQPQAGSKAAQAQSQPGNSYPRTEPLEKVSPVPQVTPVAPPPTLPKPAAPTPPPEPLSSPKVKPLGREDTVQNSYLPQKSFPEKCPVNGTGAPPLPSSYTRYNIPKPYTASARPFERKFDSPKFNHNLLPNNTTVKVASSSPVKVQPADQDGGMDALTRAPKYQNNNINAVPKAVPVSPSALEDDDDEDMHTVVATARGIFNSNGGVLSSIETGVSIIIPQGAIPEGVEQEIYFKVCRDNSILPPLDKEKGETLLSPLVMCGPHGLKFQKPVELRLPHCASMTPDGWSFALKSSDSSSGDPKNWQNKSLPGDPNYMVGANCVSVLIDHF from the exons agtgcAGCGATGGAGGAAACCATTATATGGGAGCAGCACACGGTGACTCTTCACAGG GCTCCAGGATTTGGATTTGGTATTGCCATCTCAGGAGGACGAGATAACCCTCATTTCCAGAGCGGAGAGACTTCCATCGTCATCTCTGACGTCCTGAAAGGAGGACCGGCAGAGGGGCTTCTACA CGAGAATGACAGAGTGGTGATGGTGAACGCGGTCTCCATGGATAACGTGGAACACGCCTACGCCGTCCAGCAGCTCAGGAAGAGCGGAAAAAATGCCAAAATC ACCATTCGGCGTAAACGCAAAGTCCAGATCCCGGCGGCTCGGGGGGGCGACAGGGAAACGATGTCTGAACGTGAGGAGGACACAGAGGACGAGGAATTAGCCGGGCCGGGAGTCAAAGCCGGCACGGGGACCAACAGACGCAGTGAGCGGAGTGCCAGTCTGGGGCGGAGGGAACAGAGTGCGTCTCCACGGTCAGACAGACGCTCCGTCACCTCCGCCGGAGCGCAACGACCCTCCAACGTCACGCTGGTCAAATCACGCAAGAACGAAG AATACGGGCTCAGACTGGCTAGCCACATTTTCGTGAAGGACATCACACCTGAAAGTCTAGCGGCCCGAGACGGAAACATACAGGAGGGAGACGTTGTACTGAAG atAAACGGCACCGTGACTGAGAACTTGTCCCTGACAGACGCTAAGAAACTGATTGAGCGCTCGAAAGGCAAGCTGAAAATGGTAGTGCAGCGAGACGAGAGAGCCACACTCCTCAACGTTCCCGACGTGGATGACAGCATTCCTTCCGGCAACTCCGAACGTGATG atatttCTGAAATCCATTCCCTCACCTCCGATCATTCCCATGAGCAGCTGCGTGCTGCTTACTCGCGTTCTCCAGACAAGCGCTCCGATCCTTCTGACATCTCCGGCCAGTCGCCTCAACAGATCAGCAACGGAAG cCACAGGAGTCGGGATGAGGAGCGCATCTCGAAGCCGCCGATTGTGTCAACTCCAGTGAAGATGGTGGAAGATGCTCTGCTTGTCCCCAGCAGCGAGGAGACGGACACCCAGATTCCTCCACTGCCAG agccGAAGCCAGTGTACGCTCAGCCAGGACAGCCGGATGTAGATCTGCCCGTCAGTCCCTCCGATGCCCCCGTACCCAGCGCCGCACATGACGACAGCATCCTGCG CCCCAGTATGAAGCTGGTGAAGTTTAGGAAAGGAGAGAGCGTGGGTCTGCGGCTGGCAGGAGGTAACGACGTGGGGATCTTTGTGGCTGGAGTTTTGGAGGACAGTCCTGCAGCTAAAGAGGGTCTGGAGGAGGGGGATCAGATACTCAGG GTAAACAATGTTGACTTTGCGAACATCATCCGTGAGGAAGCCGTGCTGTTTCTGCTGGATCTGCCACGAGGAGAAGAGGTCACCATTCTGGCCCAGAGGAAGAAGGACG TGTATCGGCGGATCGTGGAGTCCGACGTGGGCGACTCCTTCTACATCCGTACCCACTTCGAGTACGAGAAGGAGTCTCCGTACGGCCTGAGCTTCAACAAGGGCGAGGTTTTCCGGGTGGTGGACACGCTGTACAACGGAAAGCTGGGCTCCTGGCTCGCCATCCGCATCGGCAAGAACCACCAGGAGGTGGAGAGGGGCATCATCCCCAACAAGAACAG GGCCGAGCAGTTGTCCAGCGTCCAGTACACTCTACCCAAAACCCCCGGCGGTGACCGCGCCGATTTCTGGAGGTTCCGCGGACTTCGCAGCTCCAAGAGGAACCTGAGGAAGAGCCGGGAAGACCTTTCCGCTCAGCCGGTGCAGACCAAATTCCCCGCGTACGAAAGGGTTGTCCTTAGGGAAG CCGGGTTCCTGAGGCCTATAGTGATCTTTGGGCCCATTGCTGATGTTGCCCGAGAGAAACTGGCCAGAGAAGTGCCTGATCTGTTTGAGCTTGCCA AAACACAGCGCCCTGCAGACAGGGAAA AAAGCGAGCCACGAGACGCAGGGACGGATCAGCGCAGCTCCGGAATCATCCGACTTCACACCATCAAGCAGATCATCGACAAG GATAAACATGCCGTGTTGGACATCACCCCCAACGCGGTGGACAGGCTGAACTACGCTCAGTGGTACCCCATTGTGGTGTTCCTGAACCCCGACAGTAAGCAGGGGGTGAAGAACATGAGGACGAGGCTGTGTCCCGAGTCGAGGAAGAGCGCCAGGAAGCTGTACGAACGCGCCCTCAAACTGAGAAAGAACAACCACCACCTCTTCACCA ccaCCATAAACATGAACAACATGAATGATGGCTGGTACGGGGCGCTAAAAGAAACggtccagcagcagcagaatcAGCTGGTCTGGGTGTCTGAGGGCAAG gcGGACGGCGCGTCTGAAGACGATCTGGACCTTCACGATGACCGCCTGTCGTACCTGTCGGCTCCGGGCAGCGAGTACAGCATGTACAGCACGGACAGCCGCCACACGTCCGACTACGAGGACACGGACACCGAGGGCGGAACCTACACCGACCACGAGCTGGACGAGCCGCTGAACGACGAGCCGCTGATGGACGACGGGGTCCCACGCCACGCTCCAGCCATCAGCCGTTCCTCGGAGCCCGTCGTGGAACAGCCTCCTCCCAGCTAcgacgcactcacacacatcgaTCCGGCCGCCTTCAAAAAAACGCCCGTGTCAAATCAG ACGTACCAGACGGAGATCTACAGCGAGAACCTGGGAGCACGGACGAGCCCTGGGTTAAACCAGCCACCTGTTTACAGCTCCCAGCAGCCTCAGTACCAGGAAGACGCAGCGTACAGAGATTACGATCACCAGCCGTACCGTTACGAAGGTCTGTACGCCGACGCCAAGTCTCGTAATTACGACTCGAACGCACAAGATCAGTGGCCTGGATACGAGCGACAAGGCGACTACAGCCCTGCGAGGCCTCGCTACGGAAAGCCCATGCCGGCGCCTGTCCGTCACGATGAAGCCCCGCCCACTATCACACCTGCGCTTTTCGACCAGGATCCCCTTTCTCCGCCCGCGTCTCGCTCCCCGGAGCCACCCAAACAGTATTACGAGGCCGCGCCTCCTCCGAGGCCCAACCAGCCTAGAGGATACGTCAGCTCAGACACCCCGCCCTCTCCCAAAGTCGAGACCCTCCCAGCAGAGGCGGAGACTCTAAACAAGCCCCTCCCACCTCCAGCGGCAGAAGCAGGGGGCGACCCGGCGATGAAGCCACAGTCTGTTCTGACTCGGGTGAAGATGTTCGAGAACAAGCGCTCGGTGTCGGTAGACCGCGCCAAAGAGAACAGCGACACCACGTTAAAG tcaGTGGACATGGTCCCTAAACCAGGAGCTGTCTCTGTGCCCAAAGCGAACTCTCTGAACAGCCTCGATCAAGAGAAGACTTTCAG agcccccGAGCCCCAGCAGCCTCAGTCGAGACCCAGCGACATCGTTCGTGCGAATCATTACGACcctgatgaggatgaggagtaTTACAGGAAGCAGCTGTCATACTTTGATCGTCGTGGTTTTGACACCAAacctcctgcacacacacaaccacaggcTGGGAGTAAAGCAGCACAAGCACAGAGCCAACCAGGGAACAGTTAccccag aACTGAGCCATTGGAGAAGGTCAGTCCTGTTCCCCAGGTAACCCCAGTGGCTCCGCCCCCTACTCTACCCAAGCCTGCTG CTCCCACTCCTCCTCCAGAACCACTCAGCTCTCCCAAAGTCAAACCCCTGGGCCGTGAGGACACGGTGCAAAACTCCTACCTGCCCCAGAAGAGTTTCCCTGAGAAATGTCCTGTGAACGGCACGGGCGCTCCTCCGCTCCCCTCCAGCTACACCCGCTACAACATCCCCAAACCGTACACGGCCTCCGCGCGACCCTTCGAGCGCAAATTCGACAGCCCCAAGTTTAACCACAACCTCCTGCCCAATAACACCACGGTCAAGGTGGCATCCAGCAGCCCAGTGAAAGTGCAGCCTGCGGATCAGGACGGCGGGATGGACGCGCTCACCCGAGCGCCTAAATACcagaacaacaacatcaacGCTGTGCCCAAGGCCGTCCCTGTCAG CCCGAGCGCTCTGGAggatgatgacgatgaagatATGCACACGGTCGTCGCTACGGCGCGAGGCATCTTCAACTCAAACGGTGGCGTTTTGAGCTCCATAGAGACGGGCGTGAGCATCATCATACCCCAGGGGGCAATTCCTGAGGGTGTCGAGCAGGAGATCTATTTCAAAGTGTGTCGGGACAACAGCATCCTGCCACCACTCGACAAGGAGAAAG gtgAAACCCTGCTCAGCCCCCTGGTGATGTGCGGTCCACACGGTCTGAAGTTCCAGAAGCCGGTGGAGCTTCGTCTTCCTCATTGTGCGTCTATGACTCCTGATGGTTGGTCTTTTGCTCTAAAATCCTCCGACTCCTCGTCGG gtgATCCCAAGAACTGGCAGAATAAATCTCTTCCTGGGGATCCAAACTACATGGTTGGAGcaaactgtgtgtctgtgctcatCGACCACTTCTga